A single region of the Drosophila takahashii strain IR98-3 E-12201 chromosome 2R, DtakHiC1v2, whole genome shotgun sequence genome encodes:
- the pwn gene encoding uncharacterized protein pwn isoform X3, translated as MRRKPQNLTHNIPSSRAADRGGGATKGGGGRGTSRPSAISNNRMPRDHRHLMAMAASTLPLALLLLLVQTTAGQQQSISQISPKSSSHDSPARLSIESTVADSINGLAENPSSPRDLNENETRAERVERSASPILHQDRQSPIGPNDVNFPEDLEKDVSAGRYFHYNIKPTGTFDNQEEQPERTHQGIRAGKTLSRGSTTSISSSSSSEQSFLGRGDLRPLVSGSPIRPSPSSTATSATASATQAPHSPRQNGNPDIQDIITGIVKLLNGNVNVHANTQGVRRPSASRINNRGPPRINEAQNLPIDYEAQKPGTSMRPPPYPFDRPERPFITGVPIPEQIVPVRPGFVSNRPPWYRNKPRPPIDTRVGGNRRPLPQYKPLPAPQVQSTAPQSQDQLDRKNEQEKESNHQPAEDVVQPTDTTYDSEFSNEDANAQYIEVSDQDTDATGGGEVDDELQGPPAPPSTTNNPPTTTQPSKKKHKPKLGSEKKKPTEEDGITTIIETSSVVHTVMGMSSTYVPMSMDSSESLGLDPSTEEVIFMTANRTPGLETSATSSLSISTSSNPVSAIQPTSSKEPTTTTTTTTTSSSTSTTTSTTTTTPPSTSSSTESGPPNSSNANTNATPPAPYQPRPGIVLDDPEFKPGGRPRPPPNQRPPPTLPLPAAVQPTRQHLPPGYGEIFDVTLSAIQGPGPKGSGSQQTINIKPYGSYAAGGGGGGDIIVSASGDDGFVSIDGKRTYINLFGDPTDPPAGATTPATRLPQLPGSASGTVPVASGGSSGNSGGSSPGSSPAVPANAVTQSSGGYVVPETEVVDLQGHSKPQGGGGAPTTNAGPTRPHYRQRPTQPPVRIDTCIVGDDSTCDQAQHERCKTDSGVSSCHCRPGYSRRKHREPCRRVISFHLGMRVDRIYEHRIVWDTKLMDKHSEPFGQLSYESIRALDSAMSMTPYSDEFMEAKVNNIYRGDPNLGGSGVYVNMTIKLDESVETLRPNLRSDVQKHLLGVLHRRNNNIGNSVLYVSSPEGAVSALQDLDECQSPELNDCHPGATCSNTWGSFRCACEAGLRDPWADQPARSGRECQDCADSVCNNHGTCSYGEDGAQVCTCDSSHYGAQCEIDGEVLGVAIGASVAAIIIIVLTLVCLIMWSRRWQREQKNAMGSPVFGYMNTAPLKSAGLPQAGYQVTLEDRMRWAQIADVMAQTNHYGQAEPIGPTRPSSAMFAYPNLGAMGMGTLGGMSLQSTMQMHPSATLAPPVPLPRLGLGPRSNGMRTLENSSSSEEEDRADLLGRNFQVPRPKSRSNGSIANQSGIYYDVDYEPSGNGIGNSSVDHLYGSHSQSVTHSSGHSHIPGPQGIPMSTYTSGRAPSSYYMK; from the exons CTGGCCAGCAGCAGAGCATCTCGCAGATCTCGCCCAAATCCAGTAGCCACGACAGTCCGGCCCGTCTGAGCATCGAGAGCACCGTTGCAGACTCCATAAACGGCCTGGCCGAGAATCCCTCATCGCCTCGAGACCTCAACGAGAACGAAACGCGTGCGGAGAGAGTAGAGCGTTCGGCGTCGCCCATCCTCCACCAAGATCGCCAATCTCCCATCGGACCCAATGATGTAAACTTTCCGGAGGATCTGGAGAAGGATGTGTCAGCCGGTCGCTACTTTCACTACAACATCAAGCCCACGGGAACGTTCGATAATCAGGAGGAGCAGCCAGAGCGAACGCACCAGGGGATTAGGGCTGGAAAGACCCTCTCGCGGGGAAGCACCACTAGTATCAGTTCGAGTTCCAGTTCAGAGCAGTCTTTTTTAGGGCGGGGGGACCTGCGACCGCTAGTGTCGGGGTCCCCGATTCGGCCGAGTCCGAGCAGTACTGCCACCTCAGCGACGGCCAGTGCCACGCAGGCGCCGCATAGTCCACGGCAGAACGGAAATCCCGACATCCAGGACATTATCACGGGCATCGTGAAGCTCCTCAACGGCAATGTCAACGTTCATGCGAATACACAGGGTGTCCGTCGCCCGTCGGCCAGCAGGATCAACAATCGGGGACCTCCGCGGATCAACGAGGCCCAGAATCTCCCTATTGATTACGAGGCCCAGAAGCCGGGCACTTCGATGCGACCACCGCCATATCCCTTCGATCGTCCCGAGCGTCCCTTCATCACTGGTGTTCCCATTCCCGAGCAGATTGTACCAGTTCGTCCGGGATTCGTGAGCAATCGTCCGCCTTGGTACCGCAACAAGCCACGCCCACCAATTGACACCAGGGTGGGCGGGAATAGGAGACCACTGCCCCAGTATAAACCCCTGCCAGCTCCGCAAGTCCAGTCCACCGCTCCTCAATCGCAGGATCAACTGGACAGGAAGAACGAGCAGGAGAAGGAGTCGAATCATCAGCCAGCTGAAGATGTGGTGCAGCCCACCGACACCACCTACGATTCGGAGTTCTCCAATGAAGATGCCAATGCCCAGTACATCGAGGTGTCCGACCAGGATACGGATGCCACTGGCGGTGGAGAGGTGGACGATGAACTACAGGGGCCACCTGCTCCACCCTCCACCACCAACAATCCACCGACGACAACTCAACCCTCGAAGAAGAAGCACAAGCCAAAATTAGGAAGTGAGAAGAAGAAACCCACGGAGGAGGACGGCATCACCACCATCATCGAGACCAGTTCCGTGGTGCACACCGTGATGGGCATGTCCTCCACCTATGTGCCCATGTCCATGGACAGTTCGGAGAGCCTCGGTCTGGATCCCTCCACCGAGGAGGTGATCTTCATGACCGCCAATCGAACACCCGGCCTGGAAACCAGTGCCACCTCCTCGCTGAGCATCTCCACGTCCTCCAACCCGGTTTCAGCCATCCAACCAACGTCCTCCAAAGAACCCACTACCACcacaaccaccaccaccactagCAGCTCCACCTCTACCACCACCtcaaccaccaccaccaccccgcCATCAACTTCGAGTTCCACTGAAAGTGGACCACCTAATAGTTCCAATGCTAACACCAATGCCACTCCGCCCGCCCCCTACCAACCCCGACCCGGGATAGTCCTCGATGATCCCGAGTTCAAGCCGGGCGgtcggccacgcccaccacccAACCAGCGGCCACCGCCCACCCTCCCCCTGCCGGCAGCAGTGCAACCCACGCGACAGCATCTGCCACCTGGATACGGAGAGATCTTCGACGTCACCCTGTCCGCCATCCAGGGACCGGGGCCCAAGGGCAGTGGCTCCCAGCAGACGATCAACATCAAGCCATACGGATCCTATGCGgcgggcggaggaggaggaggcgacATTATCGTCTCGGCTTCAGGTGACGACGGCTTTGTCTCCATCGACGGCAAGCGCACTTACATCAATCTCTTTGGTGACCCCACAGATCCCCCAGCGGGCGCCACAACTCCGGCCACGCGACTGCCTCAGTTGCCAGGATCGGCATCGGGAACTGTTCCAGTAGCTAGTGGTGGAAGTAGTGGTAATAGTGGTGGATCCTCCCCTGGATCTTCCCCAGCTGTCCCCGCCAACGCAGTCACCCAGAGCAGTGGTGGCTATGTGGTGCCCGAAACGGAGGTGGTGGACCTTCAGGGTCACAGCAAACCccagggaggaggaggagcaccgACAACCAATGCCGGACCCACGAGACCCCACTACCGACAGAGGCCAACGCAGCCGCCCGTGAGGATCGACACCTGCATTGTGGGCGATGACTCCACCTGCGATCAGGCGCAGCACGAGCGCTGCAAGACGGACAGCGGCGTCTCCAGCTGCCACTGCAGGCCAG GATACTCGCGACGAAAGCACCGGGAGCCCTGCCGACGGGTCATCTCCTTCCATCTGGGCATGCGCGTGGATCGCATCTACGAGCATAGGATTGTATGGGACACCAAGCTAATGGACAAGCACAGCGAACCCTTTGGACAGCTCAGCTACGAATCGATAAGAGCG TTGGACTCTGCCATGTCGATGACGCCTTATTCGGACGAGTTTATGGAGGCAAAGGTGAATAACATCTACCGAGGAGATCCCAACCTGGGCGGCAGCGGAGTCTACGTAAACATGACCATAAAG CTGGACGAGAGTGTGGAGACACTGCGACCCAATCTGCGTAGCGACGTTCAGAAGCATCTTTTGGGCGTCCTCCACCGGCGAAATAACAACATTGGCAATTCCGTGCTCTACGTGAGTTCACCGGAGGGCGCTGTGTCGGCTCTCCAGGATCTGGATGAGTGTCAATCGCCGGAGCTGAATGACTGCCATCCCGGCGCCACTTGTAGCAACACCTGGGGCAGCTTCCGCTGTGCCTGCGAGGCGGGACTCCGAGATCCTTGGGCTGACCAGCCGGCGCGATCGGGACGCGAGTGCCAGGACTGCGCCGACTCCGTGTGCAATAACCACGGCACCTGCAGCTATGGGGAGGATGGGGCCCAGGTGTGCACCTGCGATTCGAGTCACTACGGCGCCCAGTGCGAGATCGATGGCGAGGTGCTGGGCGTGGCCATTGGAGCCTCCGTGgccgccatcatcatcatcgttctGACCCTGGTGTGCCTGATTATGTGGTCCCGCCGTTGGCAGCGCGAACAGAAGAACGCCATGGGCTCACCGGTGTTTGGATACATGAATACCGCTCCCCTGAAGTCCGCCGGTTTGCCACAGGCCGGCTATCAGGTGACTCTGGAGGATCGCATGCGCTGGGCACAGATAGCTGATGTCATGGCCCAGACGAATCACTACGGG CAGGCTGAGCCCATCGGACCCACGCGGCCCTCGTCGGCGATGTTCGCTTACCCAAATCTGGGAGCCATGGGAATGGGCACTCTGGGCGGGATGTCCCTTCAGAGCACAATGCAGATGCATCCCAGTGCCACTCTGGCCCCTCCAGTGCCATTGCCCAG ACTTGGCCTGGGTCCCCGCTCAAACGGAATGCGGACACTGGAGAACTCCAGTTCgagcgaggaggaggatcgcGCCGATCTGCTGGGACGCAACTTCCAAGTGCCACGACCCAAGAGTCGCAGCAACGGCAGCATAGCG AACCAATCTGGCATCTACTACGATGTGGACTACGAGCCGTCCGGCAATGGGATTGGCAACTCCAGCGTGGACCACCTGTACGGGTCGCACAGTCAGTCGGTGACGCACTCGTCGGGCCACAGCCACATCCCGGGACCCCAGGGCATTCCGATGAGCACGTACACCTCTGGCCGAGCTCCCAGCAGCTACTACATGAAGTGA
- the pwn gene encoding uncharacterized protein pwn isoform X1: MRRKPQNLTHNIPSSRAADRGGGATKGGGGRGTSRPSAISNNRMPRDHRHLMAMAASTLPLALLLLLVQTTAGQQQSISQISPKSSSHDSPARLSIESTVADSINGLAENPSSPRDLNENETRAERVERSASPILHQDRQSPIGPNDVNFPEDLEKDVSAGRYFHYNIKPTGTFDNQEEQPERTHQGIRAGKTLSRGSTTSISSSSSSEQSFLGRGDLRPLVSGSPIRPSPSSTATSATASATQAPHSPRQNGNPDIQDIITGIVKLLNGNVNVHANTQGVRRPSASRINNRGPPRINEAQNLPIDYEAQKPGTSMRPPPYPFDRPERPFITGVPIPEQIVPVRPGFVSNRPPWYRNKPRPPIDTRVGGNRRPLPQYKPLPAPQVQSTAPQSQDQLDRKNEQEKESNHQPAEDVVQPTDTTYDSEFSNEDANAQYIEVSDQDTDATGGGEVDDELQGPPAPPSTTNNPPTTTQPSKKKHKPKLGSEKKKPTEEDGITTIIETSSVVHTVMGMSSTYVPMSMDSSESLGLDPSTEEVIFMTANRTPGLETSATSSLSISTSSNPVSAIQPTSSKEPTTTTTTTTTSSSTSTTTSTTTTTPPSTSSSTESGPPNSSNANTNATPPAPYQPRPGIVLDDPEFKPGGRPRPPPNQRPPPTLPLPAAVQPTRQHLPPGYGEIFDVTLSAIQGPGPKGSGSQQTINIKPYGSYAAGGGGGGDIIVSASGDDGFVSIDGKRTYINLFGDPTDPPAGATTPATRLPQLPGSASGTVPVASGGSSGNSGGSSPGSSPAVPANAVTQSSGGYVVPETEVVDLQGHSKPQGGGGAPTTNAGPTRPHYRQRPTQPPVRIDTCIVGDDSTCDQAQHERCKTDSGVSSCHCRPGYSRRKHREPCRRVISFHLGMRVDRIYEHRIVWDTKLMDKHSEPFGQLSYESIRALDSAMSMTPYSDEFMEAKVNNIYRGDPNLGGSGVYVNMTIKLDESVETLRPNLRSDVQKHLLGVLHRRNNNIGNSVLYVSSPEGAVSALQDLDECQSPELNDCHPGATCSNTWGSFRCACEAGLRDPWADQPARSGRECQDCADSVCNNHGTCSYGEDGAQVCTCDSSHYGAQCEIDGEVLGVAIGASVAAIIIIVLTLVCLIMWSRRWQREQKNAMGSPVFGYMNTAPLKSAGLPQAGYQVTLEDRMRWAQIADVMAQTNHYGQAEPIGPTRPSSAMFAYPNLGAMGMGTLGGMSLQSTMQMHPSATLAPPVPLPRRLGLGPRSNGMRTLENSSSSEEEDRADLLGRNFQVPRPKSRSNGSIANQSGIYYDVDYEPSGNGIGNSSVDHLYGSHSQSVTHSSGHSHIPGPQGIPMSTYTSGRAPSSYYMK; the protein is encoded by the exons CTGGCCAGCAGCAGAGCATCTCGCAGATCTCGCCCAAATCCAGTAGCCACGACAGTCCGGCCCGTCTGAGCATCGAGAGCACCGTTGCAGACTCCATAAACGGCCTGGCCGAGAATCCCTCATCGCCTCGAGACCTCAACGAGAACGAAACGCGTGCGGAGAGAGTAGAGCGTTCGGCGTCGCCCATCCTCCACCAAGATCGCCAATCTCCCATCGGACCCAATGATGTAAACTTTCCGGAGGATCTGGAGAAGGATGTGTCAGCCGGTCGCTACTTTCACTACAACATCAAGCCCACGGGAACGTTCGATAATCAGGAGGAGCAGCCAGAGCGAACGCACCAGGGGATTAGGGCTGGAAAGACCCTCTCGCGGGGAAGCACCACTAGTATCAGTTCGAGTTCCAGTTCAGAGCAGTCTTTTTTAGGGCGGGGGGACCTGCGACCGCTAGTGTCGGGGTCCCCGATTCGGCCGAGTCCGAGCAGTACTGCCACCTCAGCGACGGCCAGTGCCACGCAGGCGCCGCATAGTCCACGGCAGAACGGAAATCCCGACATCCAGGACATTATCACGGGCATCGTGAAGCTCCTCAACGGCAATGTCAACGTTCATGCGAATACACAGGGTGTCCGTCGCCCGTCGGCCAGCAGGATCAACAATCGGGGACCTCCGCGGATCAACGAGGCCCAGAATCTCCCTATTGATTACGAGGCCCAGAAGCCGGGCACTTCGATGCGACCACCGCCATATCCCTTCGATCGTCCCGAGCGTCCCTTCATCACTGGTGTTCCCATTCCCGAGCAGATTGTACCAGTTCGTCCGGGATTCGTGAGCAATCGTCCGCCTTGGTACCGCAACAAGCCACGCCCACCAATTGACACCAGGGTGGGCGGGAATAGGAGACCACTGCCCCAGTATAAACCCCTGCCAGCTCCGCAAGTCCAGTCCACCGCTCCTCAATCGCAGGATCAACTGGACAGGAAGAACGAGCAGGAGAAGGAGTCGAATCATCAGCCAGCTGAAGATGTGGTGCAGCCCACCGACACCACCTACGATTCGGAGTTCTCCAATGAAGATGCCAATGCCCAGTACATCGAGGTGTCCGACCAGGATACGGATGCCACTGGCGGTGGAGAGGTGGACGATGAACTACAGGGGCCACCTGCTCCACCCTCCACCACCAACAATCCACCGACGACAACTCAACCCTCGAAGAAGAAGCACAAGCCAAAATTAGGAAGTGAGAAGAAGAAACCCACGGAGGAGGACGGCATCACCACCATCATCGAGACCAGTTCCGTGGTGCACACCGTGATGGGCATGTCCTCCACCTATGTGCCCATGTCCATGGACAGTTCGGAGAGCCTCGGTCTGGATCCCTCCACCGAGGAGGTGATCTTCATGACCGCCAATCGAACACCCGGCCTGGAAACCAGTGCCACCTCCTCGCTGAGCATCTCCACGTCCTCCAACCCGGTTTCAGCCATCCAACCAACGTCCTCCAAAGAACCCACTACCACcacaaccaccaccaccactagCAGCTCCACCTCTACCACCACCtcaaccaccaccaccaccccgcCATCAACTTCGAGTTCCACTGAAAGTGGACCACCTAATAGTTCCAATGCTAACACCAATGCCACTCCGCCCGCCCCCTACCAACCCCGACCCGGGATAGTCCTCGATGATCCCGAGTTCAAGCCGGGCGgtcggccacgcccaccacccAACCAGCGGCCACCGCCCACCCTCCCCCTGCCGGCAGCAGTGCAACCCACGCGACAGCATCTGCCACCTGGATACGGAGAGATCTTCGACGTCACCCTGTCCGCCATCCAGGGACCGGGGCCCAAGGGCAGTGGCTCCCAGCAGACGATCAACATCAAGCCATACGGATCCTATGCGgcgggcggaggaggaggaggcgacATTATCGTCTCGGCTTCAGGTGACGACGGCTTTGTCTCCATCGACGGCAAGCGCACTTACATCAATCTCTTTGGTGACCCCACAGATCCCCCAGCGGGCGCCACAACTCCGGCCACGCGACTGCCTCAGTTGCCAGGATCGGCATCGGGAACTGTTCCAGTAGCTAGTGGTGGAAGTAGTGGTAATAGTGGTGGATCCTCCCCTGGATCTTCCCCAGCTGTCCCCGCCAACGCAGTCACCCAGAGCAGTGGTGGCTATGTGGTGCCCGAAACGGAGGTGGTGGACCTTCAGGGTCACAGCAAACCccagggaggaggaggagcaccgACAACCAATGCCGGACCCACGAGACCCCACTACCGACAGAGGCCAACGCAGCCGCCCGTGAGGATCGACACCTGCATTGTGGGCGATGACTCCACCTGCGATCAGGCGCAGCACGAGCGCTGCAAGACGGACAGCGGCGTCTCCAGCTGCCACTGCAGGCCAG GATACTCGCGACGAAAGCACCGGGAGCCCTGCCGACGGGTCATCTCCTTCCATCTGGGCATGCGCGTGGATCGCATCTACGAGCATAGGATTGTATGGGACACCAAGCTAATGGACAAGCACAGCGAACCCTTTGGACAGCTCAGCTACGAATCGATAAGAGCG TTGGACTCTGCCATGTCGATGACGCCTTATTCGGACGAGTTTATGGAGGCAAAGGTGAATAACATCTACCGAGGAGATCCCAACCTGGGCGGCAGCGGAGTCTACGTAAACATGACCATAAAG CTGGACGAGAGTGTGGAGACACTGCGACCCAATCTGCGTAGCGACGTTCAGAAGCATCTTTTGGGCGTCCTCCACCGGCGAAATAACAACATTGGCAATTCCGTGCTCTACGTGAGTTCACCGGAGGGCGCTGTGTCGGCTCTCCAGGATCTGGATGAGTGTCAATCGCCGGAGCTGAATGACTGCCATCCCGGCGCCACTTGTAGCAACACCTGGGGCAGCTTCCGCTGTGCCTGCGAGGCGGGACTCCGAGATCCTTGGGCTGACCAGCCGGCGCGATCGGGACGCGAGTGCCAGGACTGCGCCGACTCCGTGTGCAATAACCACGGCACCTGCAGCTATGGGGAGGATGGGGCCCAGGTGTGCACCTGCGATTCGAGTCACTACGGCGCCCAGTGCGAGATCGATGGCGAGGTGCTGGGCGTGGCCATTGGAGCCTCCGTGgccgccatcatcatcatcgttctGACCCTGGTGTGCCTGATTATGTGGTCCCGCCGTTGGCAGCGCGAACAGAAGAACGCCATGGGCTCACCGGTGTTTGGATACATGAATACCGCTCCCCTGAAGTCCGCCGGTTTGCCACAGGCCGGCTATCAGGTGACTCTGGAGGATCGCATGCGCTGGGCACAGATAGCTGATGTCATGGCCCAGACGAATCACTACGGG CAGGCTGAGCCCATCGGACCCACGCGGCCCTCGTCGGCGATGTTCGCTTACCCAAATCTGGGAGCCATGGGAATGGGCACTCTGGGCGGGATGTCCCTTCAGAGCACAATGCAGATGCATCCCAGTGCCACTCTGGCCCCTCCAGTGCCATTGCCCAG AAGACTTGGCCTGGGTCCCCGCTCAAACGGAATGCGGACACTGGAGAACTCCAGTTCgagcgaggaggaggatcgcGCCGATCTGCTGGGACGCAACTTCCAAGTGCCACGACCCAAGAGTCGCAGCAACGGCAGCATAGCG AACCAATCTGGCATCTACTACGATGTGGACTACGAGCCGTCCGGCAATGGGATTGGCAACTCCAGCGTGGACCACCTGTACGGGTCGCACAGTCAGTCGGTGACGCACTCGTCGGGCCACAGCCACATCCCGGGACCCCAGGGCATTCCGATGAGCACGTACACCTCTGGCCGAGCTCCCAGCAGCTACTACATGAAGTGA